Proteins encoded within one genomic window of Lagenorhynchus albirostris chromosome 9, mLagAlb1.1, whole genome shotgun sequence:
- the DDIAS gene encoding DNA damage-induced apoptosis suppressor protein — translation MNRRRKFLLASVLALQNSSFIYPSCQKCFSRILLVSKRSNCPKCGSTGEAENASYRYKLALKVAESNKLFGITVFGSCLDAFFGLTATGLHRYIQDRNEIPETLDSDAAQTLLTKAVETCFVGQSFIFGVTNFESQHRQGSGSSNLLEQCSDHKREVKALVACQIVLPDPGVVGFTVIDYFHRLLQLSDIRKLRCGSQAPNSHLLALENSNSDVSSICGPDSSSCCFESHGSDDFSGFWQLSLELTSVVSQLTDDDDFSASEQSEAIDTLHQNRMCISSAEATGSNSCHDTIQGLWSPVSYMDQNSAAQKLGEELGLQADQLSAVHSNHHEIGVPGSNLFPLKVQEPLEPSNTKSFHSAVEVKNIYSQRELTCHQYHDVDTPASFQERSVCCPPSSLRLEEIAGGSQDYDPEIWADLPLSESLNKFLAAIESEIAITQTDGSSRKCHLDNDVSKLHADHSRISVTPQRTTRSLHAPPVGLRSPQATVKANSSKNNFLSNFEANPSPSIHKESQPENTAETISVSSSERGISENLLPNVYLSVLFPSSKGSGTTVTLKSTRIPPHEAEISLKHDTSETDHSCLNSKYFNGCGEKSLSERSEKLTTLSSRRYNDVSNLHNLENKQYCRWPKNQGDSLTICRKLTYPLEALCSMPDRSTNALKEMSYEHTGNNLTANCSAGHEGGYNASADLFDDSPKEMDMATEMTKKSQDILLQWGKSSAESHPTESDFSLRSFSENSSQSSQKLSLQNTSASLYLKTCPSPPHFQSDSEYDFEDSQDFVPCSQSTPVMGFHQTRIHGMTGAFKKLPAFYLDLDANYKKTRISTVNDAQQTTPSCPKNIKTTSQKSRSPTISSITQPEISNNCPVAKYLETDVDEWVPPTTQKVFPSEMLGFQAMGLRKCPAAYNSPDQKELPRKKLKYVKQRTDKCLIKKKLNLKNMLTAAEQKSPDYNSTGLGWIFKESVLGLASHSEVKCCLPFSEGWSPSVPETKSAWSPELFS, via the exons GTCTAATTGTCCAAAATGTGGCTCTACTGGTGAAGCTGAAAATGCCAGTTACAGATATAAGCTTGCCTTAAAAGTTGCAGAATCAAACAAATTATTTGGTATTACTGTATTTGGAAGCTGCTTAGATGCATTTTTTGGTCTTACAGCCACTGGTTTGCACAG GTACATTCAAGATCGTAATGAAATTCCAGAAACACTGGACAGTGATGCAGCTCAGACCCTATTAACTAAAGCAGTTGAAACTTGCTTTGTTGGACAAAGCTTTATTTTTGGAGTGACG AATTTTGAAAGCCAACATCGACAAGGTTCAGGTTCCAGTAACCTCTTAGAGCAGTGCTCAGACCACAAGAGAGAAGTTAAAGCGCTAGTAGCTTGCCAGATTGTTCTACCAGACCCAGGTGTCGTAGGCTTCACTGTCATTGACTATTTCCATCGGCTTTTGCAGCTTTCTGATATCAGGAAACTTCGCTGTGGCTCCCAGGCACCTAATAGCCACCTACTTGCTTTAGAAAATTCAAATAGCGATGTCAGCAGCATATGTGGCCCTGACAGCAGTTCTTGTTGTTTTGAGTCCCATGGCAGTGATGATTTTTCAGGATTCTGGCAGCTATCACTTGAACTCACTTCCGTTGTTTCACAACTAacagatgatgatgatttttcaGCTTCAGAACAAAGCGAGGCCATTGATACTCTTCACCAGAACAGAATGTGCATCTCCTCTGCAGAGGCCACTGGTTCCAATAGCTGCCATGATACCATTCAGGGTTTATGGAGCCCTGTTTCTTATATGGATCAAAATAGTGCAGCACAAAAGCTGGGTGAAGAACTTGGCTTACAAGCTGATCAGCTAAGTGCGGTTCATAGCAATCATCATGAAATTGGAGTTCCTGGTTCTAATTTATTCCCTTTGAAAGTGCAAGAGCCCCTTGAGCCAAGTAATACAAAATCCTTCCACAGTGCAGtggaagttaaaaatatatattcccaaCGTGAGCTAACATGTCACCAGTATCATGATGTAGATACCCCCGCTAGCTTTCAGGAGAGATCTGTGTGTTGTCCACCTTCATCACTCAGACTTGAAGAGATAGCTGGGGGTTCTCAGGACTATGACCCTGAGATCTGGGCTGACCTTCCACTCTCTGAAAGCCTAAACAAATTTCTGGCAGCTATCGAAAGTGAGATTGCTATAACCCAGACAGATGGCAGTAGCAGGAAATGTCATCTAGATAATGACGTCAGTAAATTACATGCAGACCACAGCAGGATATCCGTGACTCCACAGAGAACTACTAGATCCTTGCATGCACCACCTGTAGGCTTAAGATCACCACAAGCAACAGTCAAAGCAAACTCCAGCAAAAATAACTTCCTTTCCAACTTTGAAGCAAATCCAAGTCCTAGCATTCATAAGGAGTCACAACCAGAGAACACAGCAGAGACTATCTCTGTAAGTAGTAGTGAAAGAGGCATTTCTGAAAATCTTCTACCAAATGTTTACCTGTCAGTTCTGTTTCCATCTTCAAAAGGCTCAGGCACAACAGTTACTCTTAAGTCTACCAGAATTCCACCACATGAGGCTGAAATTTCACTTAAGCACGATACTTCAGAGACTGACCATTCTTGTCtcaatagcaaatattttaatggatgtggagaaaaatcaCTATCCGAAAGGAGTGAAAAGTTGACAACTTTGAGTTCTAGGAGATATAATGATGTTTCCAACCTTCACaacttagaaaataaacaatactGTAGGTGGCCAAAGAACCAGGGTGACAGTTTGACAATTTGCAGGAAACTCACATATCCTTTAGAAGCTCTTTGCAGTATGCCAGATAGAAGTACGAACGCATTGAAAGAAATGTCTTATGAGCACACTGGTAATAACCTAACAGCAAACTGTTCTGCTGGTCATGAAGGTGGCTACAATGCTTCTGCTGATCTCTTTGATGATAGTCCTAAAGAAATGGACATGGCAACAGAAATGACCAAAAAGTCACAGGATATTTTGTTACAGTGGGGAAAGTCTTCGGCAGAAAGTCATCCTACAGAATCTGATTTTTCATTGAGGTCATTCTCTGAAAACTCCAGCCAGTCTTCACAAAAGTTATCCTTGCAAAACACATCTGCCTCTCTGTATCTAAAAACATGTCCCTCTCCACCTCATTTTCAGTCAGATTCAGAATATGATTTTGAAGATAGCCAAGACTTTGTTCCATGTTCACAGTCAACTCCAGTTATGGGATTCCACCAAACTAGAATTCATGGAATGACAGGAGCTTTCAAAAAATTACCTGCCTTTTATTTGGACCTTGATGCTAACTATAAAAAGACAAGGATTTCCACTGTAAATGATGCACAGCAAACCACCCCAAGCtgtccaaaaaatataaagacaacCAGCCAGAAATCCAGAAGCCCTACTATATCTAGTATTACACAACCAGAGATCTCCAACAACTGTCCTGTTGCTAAGTACCTTGAAACTGATGTTGATGAATGGGTCCCTCCTACCACACAAAAAGTATTTCCTTCAGAAATGCTTGGATTCCAGGCCATGGGTCTAAGGAAATGCCCAGCTGCTTATAATTCTCCTGATCAAAAAGAGTTaccaagaaaaaaactgaaatatgtCAAACAAAGAACTGATAAATGcttaattaagaaaaagttaaatttgAAGAATATGCTTACAGCAGCAGAACAGAAATCTCCTGACTATAACAGTACAGGGTTAGGCTGGATTTTCAAGGAGTCGGTTTTGGGACTTGCTTCGCATTCAGAAGTCAAATGTTGCCTTCCATTTTCAGAAGGTTGGTCACCTTCAGTGCCTGAAACTAAAAGTGCTTGGTCTCCTGAATTGTTCTCATAA